DNA sequence from the Phyllopteryx taeniolatus isolate TA_2022b chromosome 14, UOR_Ptae_1.2, whole genome shotgun sequence genome:
ATTAGTCGCAAGGGTTAAAACACGTCTTACCTGCGCAGCTCACCCAGAACGCTTCGACCACTGGCCACAGGTCCTTACAGTTCAGAGTTTCTCGGCTGGGACTCATTATTGGGAGTTTGAAGCTGAAGGATTCTGGGATATCGCCGTCTGCTATAGGAGTATTGGACGGAAGAGGAAGGAGGGCAATTCCTTTGGCAACAACATGGTGAGTTGGTCTGACTAATAAAGCAACAATATGTACAGCGGAAACTGAGGTCCCAGCACAGCCAAGATCAATGtcactgttttgtacattttaatcatttccacattttttctgccactgtggttttcaaccaaatgtttttattttatttattattattatttttttaaaacagttttcatgGAGTTTGACGCAGCAACACGACCGGAAACTGGCCGCTTGGCATGACCGCAAGAAAACACGTCTTACATACAAAATGACTGGCAAACGAGTTGCAGTTGCTGTGGACTACAGCGCGGGCACCATCACCTTCTCTGAAGTGGGACCGTCGAGCCATCTAACTCATGTCCACACTTTCTGGACCACCTTCTCAGAACCAGTGTCCTTGGGCTTTGGACTTTATAAATCGGAGCTCAACAGCCATATTTCTATTGTAAAAGTTTGAGATGCCCGAGGGAAGGGACAGAGCTAGGTTACGATGCTGATGGACAGGCTATAGTCAAACTGTGGTGACCAGATCATAACCCATAACCCATATTTATAACCTCATCTCTTCAAGTCATATTTGTCAGAATTGGGTTGCAGAAACTGGAAAAACGTTGCATTCAATGTAATTATTATATAGGCAGATAACGATATAGAAAATGAGGTAAATACTCGAAActgttaaacataattaaaatacaatggGACAGCCAAAAAAAACCTGCCAGACTTTTGTTGTAATGTCATTACAAATGTACTGGTAAGTGAATTAAGTAATTCGATGCTCAATCTGTTGTTGTCATAAAACCTTGAATTACACAaggataaaaaaattaaaaaaaacatgttattgaCTGTCActgtataatttaaaaaaactaaaatgaagtaaaacaaacaaacaaaaaacgataGAAGAAAACTAAACACTTGTTAATACTATAggtgctcactgagctgaagtctcataAGATTTGGCAATGTCTTCTGTATTATCATGTATGATGACGTTTTGACCTCCAGGTGCCTTGCAGAAGAAAGCTTGACAACGTTCGGGGTGTTTAACTTCGGAGAGTTCACCGTCTTTTGACATCGCAGTATTAGTAATATTAGTTTGACTAAAAAGTTCTATTCGTACCAGCTGATTTGCGAGCAAGCTTTACATTCGATTCACTGGGCCACTCAAGTTCTCCCCTTGAAACAGCTCAGACGCTCAATTACTttgatatttttgaaatttcacTGCGGTGGTGGGTGGATGTAGCATCGAGAATGAGAGAGGCGGAGgtaaagtgtgtgtatgtgtgtgtgtgggggggggggggggggggcggatggGTGGGGGGGCAGAGCGAGATATGAGAGGGagaacaaaaagagagagatgATCACATATCTGTCTTGGCTCAGATCTGACTGACTGTTGTGTGGAATTATGTGAGGAACAAGGAGAAGGAACAAACATTTGCCCAGACCTTGAAGTGCGCCATACAAGATTTTGCAAAGGGCTACAGGTGAtacccattttatttttattttttactcttcATAATCTTAAAACACTCACGTTAAATAACACTTAAGAACAAATCATTTcttgtttttcatcattttcagCTCTGAAAAGCAGAGCATTGATCTGTTTTGCGCTTGAGAGCACCTTCTGATCTTTCGAAACCCTTCTCACGATCAACTAGTTGAACTACAGCGCTTGCGCGGTCCACGTTTAGCTTTGCGGTGTGAAATGAGTGCGCGAGTGAGAATGCGTGTGTGGGCCATGTGAGGAAATGCTGCATGTTGAGCGGCGTTAGGTGGGAAGGAGCTATGTGTAGAAGACAGATGGTCACTCAGTGGAGTTGTTCCTCTAACCCCCCCCGCCACCACCATCTCGGTATTGCATCCTTCTGCTAGTGTTATCAAATCTATGCATCTTTCACCTCCGTCCTGTGCTCTAGCAagactttcctcatcttgtccAACTTTTTCCCATCCCCAGATACATTTCAACTgcgttgtcattttttttgtttttttttttgctgaggaaGTCAACTTGAGGGGACCAGAGGTCGATTTGTCATTGTTCTGCTGAGGCCTTCTGACACCACAACAGAGCGATTTGGGACTTGGACTGGCACACAAGAAGCTTTAAATAACACGAGGAATGAACAACTCATACCACTGACGGGTACACCATTTTTGTAACTATAGGAGAATCAACTATAATTGACTAAACATACAAGAATCAGTCATGCGTACCTGCGATCTTACCATGCTGTTGGCTGTGCTACTATTGTGGGGGCCACCGTGGTCCAACGGGCAGAATGACACAGAGCCCATCATTCTTGAGGGCAAATGTTTGGTAGTATGTGACTCCACACCCTCATCTGAACCTGCTGGGAACGCCCTGGGCATGTCTGTTCGCTCGGGGAGCGGCCGAGTCGCTTTTTCCGCCAGCCGCCAGACCAACCACGAACCTACGGACATGAGCAATCGCACAATGATCATCTACTTTGATAATGTAAGtgtgcacacaaaatgtgtgtTCCTCAGCACTGTGAACACAGCACGCTACTTAATGTAAGACTAGAGGgggtgtgcttttttttttttttttctctctctttaatTTATGTATAATGTAAGGCTGCATGGCAGGGGAGTGGTAAGCACAGCCGGTCGGGGGTTGGAATTTGAGCTCTCCCCTTctcgtgtggagtttgcgtgctCTCCTCGTGcgtgttaggttaactgaagactctaaattgtccttagatgAGCGGGAATGGTTGgtggtctatatgtgccctgtgattagctggcgatcagttcaacGTGCagccccacctctcgcccaaagtcagttgagatgggctccagctcatctaGGACCCCCAATGGTTAAGATGCATAGATtagaaaatggatatatttGTATCCTGTATTAGTTTGCATGCAAGTGTATTTAATAAGATAAAGGGCTCTATTTCCATAGACAACGCATCTGCGGCGGGGCACAAATGCCGGCAGAttctgattttcgtgcaagcgcaagcCCCGCTGCGCATGTTTGCCAGTTTGGCAGACCGGCCTGCACCAAACTGGGAGGCGCGGCAAGGGCGTGTCCTTGCGGAGATGTGCCCGGCGCactgacaatttggtggcagaaagtcggtctaaaaTTACGCCcgctcagaccacgtctaaatcCTGGTGCAAGGTCGAGCTGGTCTAaagcgattttggtgaatttgatctgGGCACAAGCAGACAAATAGATGTCTGtagacatatttaagtcaccagcaGTGATAACCGGCTCATTAATTGTCTGTTGCCGTATCGGCCGTGCGTAACGACAATATTCCAGTCAGAGGGGTCTCTGTCAAGACTGCCATTGCGCCACATTgcaagggaatgagaggagctgtTTTGATTGGCGGCGAATGGAGTCAGTTGTAAACACACCCAATTCCccaaaaggtttatttttttttactcttgaaTATTATGATTgggaacatttaatattttttgccACCATGGAAAGTTTCTGTAAATTCCCAAAAGTCCTTAAATTCCAATTTtgcagacaaaaatgagtttttggtacatttacaattctaaaatattttaagtcaaaaatgattcatacccatgacaacattttgtgccaaagtttttgttttaattgtgatTTTGATATCTTCTGCAGCTGGAAATAACACAAAAGGCTGTTGTGATCcaaatattcattcaaaatattcgtgattgtcattttaaaaaatgattcatATCCTGGATCCTATTGGATGAGTTCGCCATTTTTAGTTGTCCCGGTAATTTGAATCAAAAAGGAATCggaataattgaaaacaaactgtGTTTAATTAATAACTGCGTTCAATATCATAGTTTTACCGCTTTCTTTTGTCATTAGTGTCACAGCCAAAAGATCCCCATTATCGCTTTGACCACAGCGTGAATAATTTTCTTTTACGCGATGTGTTTCTATATACAATCAATACATTGATGAAGGGATTAATCAGTTCTAGTATtacataagatttttttttcagggtgagGTGGTTATTGACAATGATATTTTGGGAAATAATTGAGGAAGAAAAAGTGAGTCACTGAATTCATATAAATGTTTTGTAACCTGTTTACACTaggctgtttttattttggcattTGACCCTTCCTGCCTCCATCCTCCATCCTTTCATGCTGTCAATTCAGATCTTGGTGAACGTGGGCAGTCATTTTGATCAAGAGAGCAGCGTCTTCCTTGCACCAAGGCGAGGCGTTTACAGCTTCAACTTCCATGTTGTGAAAGCCTACAACCGACAGACCATTCAGGTACGTTTACTGGATGTCATTGTTGAGGTTCAGGATGCAAAAGCGTATCAGAATTTTTCCAGGTCAGCTTGATGGTGAACGGCTGGCCGATGATTTCGGCTTTCGCCGGGGACCAGGACGTTACCAGAGAAGCGGCCACAAATGCTGGTTTGGTGATCATGGAGAAGGGGGACAAGGCCTACCTGCGACTGGAGAGGGGCAACCTGATGGGAGGCTGGAAATACTCCACCTTCTCCGGCTTCCTGGTCTTCCCCTTGTGAACAAACTGCAAGTCAAATGTTTGTGATGGTCATAGAAGGAATTTTGTTGGAGTTGAGGGAGAAAATTGAGTTTTTCGTGCAAACTTCGAGAAAGCAAAACTATTCCTTAACGGAGAAAAAAGGGAACGGGTGAAGAAGAAGGAGTAGactaaatttgctttgcttgtgCGTACAGTATATCCATTTATTGACTTTGTATGACTGATATTGGAGTCgtgaacagtacaattattGAGTAACCCTGTGCATTGTGGGCTTCTTTGCAATTGATTGtgaacgtttgtttgttttttttctctctcgttaATTATTCATGTTTGAAGAGGTGCTGTTATGTCTATCTTGCATCGCTAAGCCTATTTATGCCTGCATCAGATGTTTATTTACACAGAAATTTCTATGAAGAAccatattaaaatgtattacctAACGCTGGTTCAGTGGGTCCTTTAATTGTGCATATTGTCAAGTAGTTATTACTGGAAATGCTATTTGCATCTCAGTATCTCTCTTATAAACAAATCACAGATCAGGCTAAATATTATTATGTCTCCCTCTCACAATACTGTAGCCATTGCCACAGCAGCTGTTTGTAAATATAGCTCACACCAGCGGAGCCGGCGTTGGCGTGGACCGAGCAGTGCAGCATGGGGCAGAGAGTGAGCACGGTGAAACACTAATACAGTATACTCCTCGCAGGGCCGCAGACAGATGGAGCACATTGGCCAGCAGCAAGGTTCATCTCTGCAGGGCTGCGACGGATAAAGAGTGGTGTACTGCCACATGTAGTCACTCACGCTTGCCTGGTTTATCATCACAACGGTTGCCTCCCTCACTCATTCAATCGCATGTGAGCTCACATTAATGTGATTTCAGgaccagcctttttttttttttttttttttagtattgccACATGTATTTTAAAGTAAGATAGTAATTTGTAATGTCACATTAATGGATCTGAGGTAGTATTAATGGTAATAGAAGAATGCTTGTGTGCACTTTCTGTCAGTTGCAATGCATCTCCCAGGTCAAATATATTACActcaatgacaatgacaatgactccatgcatgttaggttaatcgaagactggAAATTGACCATAGGAGGGAACAGtttttgtctatgtgccctatgattggttggtgaccaatccagggtgtaccccgccccaagtcggttgggataggctccatgtCACacgtgacccaaatgaggacaagggcTATAGAAAATATAACAGCATAACTATTTCGGTCTTGAAAACAGTGATTTTCCAAGTGTTGTCCGAGTACCACTTgtggtacgcaggctccctcAAGTGGTcagcaaaagaatcactgcctgagTACAGTTCGGTCGGATTTAAAGTTTGGATCAATACATTTGCAgttgatattttaaaaatgcttatTGGACATTTCATTGACTCATTGGTGGCATGGTGgggcgactggttggcacatctgcctcccagttctgaggacccaggttcttTTAACCGAGTCACTTCATCAGCCAAAGGTcaataacaaatgtgttttaatcGAAATGAATATTGTTTGAGAATACCTACACCCACCTTGCAAAAAATGCAACTTGTTTATTCCACCCAGCTCATTTGTTGCAAGGTCCACAGTGCTCTGGATACACACACGGAAAAGCTAGAATTAAAGAAAGGTCAAAGTAGGGATTCAAATACTTAGTTTTTTTGCTAAGATACTTACCCCACTAACTCCATTTTTGCTGCTCATTTTTGAACCTGCcaataatggttgtttgtctgcattACGTCACTAGGGGGCGCTaacctcccccccctccccaattaCCCACGCAGCGATGAAACTGTAGCATCACTTCACTGCCTGGTACCCCGATAAACACAAGGTCAAATGTCATCGTTTGGTATAAGAGTCCGTCAAAGTCAGAGTCTATATATGTGTTATATTTCAACAAAATAACTGCAATATGACACGGGGTCTTCTTTGACCGATCAAAGTAAGCagcttgtattaaaaaaaaacgctgatAAAGAGACGTATCATTAAAATGGGCATTCCCGCTATAATTCCCTGTTGTAGTGTGGATGTGTGTAAAACACGAGATGTTTCGATGGATATCGCCTCACTGGCAGCGCACTCTCGCATCAGCATCGAGGCCAGTAAAACGGCAGTTCCGAAGACCACTCAGTCAAATGAGCTGAGCTAGGCCGCATTTATTGTTCCTCAACCCAACTCGCTGACATCCCGCCTAACGGCGGCCACGACTTGAGTGACGAGTGTCCAAACCAATGAGATCGTCGCACGCTTCCGGCTCGGAAGACAATTGACCAATCGTAGCCTGGGAGCATCGGCGAGGCAGGCTTTGTACGGGTTCTCTGGCAAGAATGTTAGTTCCTGCTCTCCCCTAGCCGTTTCCTGTAATCGGACTGTGTTGTGAGACGGAGAAAGCCATGTGTGTCGATGCAAAGGTACATTTAGCGCCCCGAATTATTACCGCGAGCCTCGGGGCGGCGGACTCGATGAATATTTTCCGCTATTTGACTGCAAAATGGACGCAGACTAAGTGAAAGAGTATTGCGGCCTAACCCGTTCTCAGAACGTTGACGGGTAATGGTTATTGTGGCACGTTGCTTTGGTTTGGTCGGGTTTGTTGTTGACGAGATTGAAGGGAGTCCGGTTGACCGGACGCCCGCTTGTAATTGACCCAGCAGTCAGCCAATTGCGCCccgaaaaaaacattcaacgcGGGGGTGATTTAGGAGGGACTATAAAGGAGTGCTTGCTCACACGCTTTGGTAATAGGCACATCTTGACGGTGGGGAGCTAATGCTAACCGACGGTTTTGTGAGGCAGAGAAAAGCATCCTACCGCTCCATCACTGCCTCCTCGCCTTACTTAAATGCACACTATTCCCAATTACTCAATGCTTGCCAGCGCAGTCTTTATTTTGATATCAAATGATGTCAACTGCTCGTGACTTAATACAGTTCAAAAGTTAAACATCCTGGCAGAGTTAATTCAACattggctattttttttttttgttgttgttgggggaAAGAGAACTGAACGTTTTGCTGTTGTTATTTGCTATTCTGAAACGCCTTAcacttttaatttgaatcccattcaaattAATGTAACGTTGTGCCTCATcactcttgtttttctttttaagaattGCAGTCATCTCCCATGCTATTGAAACTTATGAGCACGACTGCGTGTACGATTTTAAACCACACTCTGGTTGTAAATTCAACAAATGAGAACTAAATTGTAAAGGGCCGTTCGTCATCGATGGCAAATTGTAATTGTTGTTACAGACTCGAGGTCCAGGCATAGACAAACAAGAAGATGCAAATATATAACCGCACCAAGATCGtcgtaagaaaataaatatccaAAATTGTGCGCTAAAAGAGATTTTAATGTTGTTGTCCTTTTTAGGCAAATTAGGCAACGTTTGTACTGTGAGatcatttattgttttcatgGGACCCCGGAATACTGTACTTTACTATACTatttatatattcttttttttttttgtgtgggcgAACCAACCGAAAACACTTATTGACAGTTAACCTTGCTTGTTGAAGAATTGTTTgagttttaaaaatagaaatatatgttttttttcaatgcaattattttCACTATTTCGCTGCTGTCCACTGTATGCATCCGACTGAAATGTGGATATTTGTTGTGTCGTCAAATCTCGAAGTCTAATATACCGAAGAGAAGAGAAACCAAGGGGTGGCTTTATTCGTGTATTACAAGTTCATTTATTAACCTGGAATCACATAGCAAATGTTAAAATCCTGATGAATTGGTGTGATTGTCCCTTTTCTCTCTCATCTACAGCTATTTtctttgacattttgaaaaactgGACGATTACAATTTAGCCTTCATCTCGGAGCGTCTCTAACATTGTGCCCATCTCCCCCGTGTGGAGGGGGCAAGATGGCAGACCCTATAATGGACCTCTTTGaggacacacccctgtttaaccTGGATGCCCTCCCGGATGACTCCTTTTCTCAGGGTTCATCAGACCCAGTGGAAGAGGCTCTTAAGCTGGCGTTGGGTCAGGTGGACGCGCCAGTGGAGCCAGAGCCCGCACCAGAGCTTCCAGTGGACGCTGGCATTTGTGTTCCTGTAGCAGCCGCCACCATACCTGAACAGGTCTCCATTCCAACTCCTACACAGCAGACGGCGGCGGCCGCTCAGACTGTTTCTTTAGCTGCCGTTCCCACGCTAGCCCAGGCTCCTGCTGCTGTTGGTACTGTACCTCAAGTTCAAGCCCATGCCACAGTACCCATTGCAAGCAATACCAATGTGGTCACCAGTAGCACTGTCCTGCTTAACTCACCGCTAACTGTTTCTAGCCTTCCAGCCGCCACCACCACTGCCGCCCAGCAGCTCGCACAGCTCGCTCAGCAGCTTACTCCGCAGCAACTATCTGCCATCACGCAGCAGGCGGGAGGGAAAATTGTCATTCTTAAAGGTCCCCAGGGACAAGCCCAGGTCCTGCAGACTGTATCAGGCGCCACAGGCCAGGCGGGTGGCAAGGTCATCCGTTTGGTGTCCGGCTCACCGCTTAAACCAGGCATGCCCATATTACAAGGAGGAGCGGTCTTGAACCAAGCGACCACAGCACAAACTCAAGTAAAGGTCAGTGCTGCGGGAGTGCAGAGGCTGCTGCAGTCGCCAAACGGGCCAGTGAAACAGCTGCTGCTCACCTCCATGCCCCAGCAAGGCCAGCAGGTTCAAGTGCAGATACCAGCTCAAACACAGATGGCCCAAGTCCAAGCTCAAGTGCAAGTTCAGCCCCAGAGCCAGCCTGCTCAGATCCAAATCCA
Encoded proteins:
- the cbln12 gene encoding cerebellin 12 produces the protein MRTCDLTMLLAVLLLWGPPWSNGQNDTEPIILEGKCLVVCDSTPSSEPAGNALGMSVRSGSGRVAFSASRQTNHEPTDMSNRTMIIYFDNILVNVGSHFDQESSVFLAPRRGVYSFNFHVVKAYNRQTIQVSLMVNGWPMISAFAGDQDVTREAATNAGLVIMEKGDKAYLRLERGNLMGGWKYSTFSGFLVFPL